One Halovivax ruber XH-70 genomic region harbors:
- a CDS encoding FAD-dependent monooxygenase encodes MTDTDEYEHYEAIVVGCGPGGAAAAARLADHGVETLVLERGVESGSKNVSGGLVYAEQSAPYTMDDLFDGFREHAAERPVTDYEIHNVAGNKVKSISLEDLHEHDTDWCDAVLRRKMDSWLEDRVHEKTSETGGGVLTGVRANGLLRENGEIVGVTFDELDPITADVIVAADGVNSELARDAGLMDWDEPDEWFQGVKAVVEMDPDAIADRFDVGENEGAAHLFSGDLFEGVRGGGFLYTNEESLSIGTVFHLDSLVAQEANPHELLDALLTHPLLAQWLGDEYHEREYSAKLVPDSKKVAHPSPYRGRLLLVGDAAGQMQAQGPIIKGMNHAVSAGALAADAFASTRTESAPDAAGRSYVDMLEKSGTMDKLRPRRYRLASKLGEHDLVERVTNGLLKSKVGRVAATNRLSAKLLEKAYNSPFLVGMLPDTSTGYVTLPTVLGEELGRTVHWDSPVEPPALAERIGDLTYDTDVGNPHIRLLDESYEASGAAVAACPVSAEDFGGGCYRSEVVETNGSTERLVSLDTQPCVECGTCAVVADTEWEHPSGNKGVEFKQG; translated from the coding sequence ATGACTGACACTGACGAGTACGAACACTACGAGGCGATCGTCGTCGGCTGTGGGCCGGGCGGGGCCGCAGCCGCGGCGCGACTGGCGGATCACGGGGTAGAGACACTGGTGCTGGAACGCGGGGTGGAGTCGGGATCGAAGAACGTCTCCGGCGGACTGGTCTACGCGGAGCAGTCCGCGCCGTACACGATGGACGACCTCTTCGACGGCTTCCGCGAGCACGCGGCCGAACGCCCCGTGACCGACTACGAGATCCACAACGTCGCCGGAAACAAGGTGAAGTCGATCTCGCTCGAGGACCTCCACGAACACGACACCGACTGGTGTGACGCCGTCCTCCGACGCAAGATGGACTCGTGGCTCGAAGATCGTGTCCACGAGAAGACGAGCGAGACGGGCGGCGGCGTCTTGACGGGCGTTCGCGCCAACGGGTTGCTACGCGAGAACGGCGAGATCGTCGGTGTCACCTTCGACGAACTCGATCCGATCACCGCAGACGTGATCGTCGCGGCGGACGGCGTCAACTCCGAACTCGCGCGCGACGCAGGCCTGATGGACTGGGACGAACCCGACGAGTGGTTCCAGGGTGTCAAAGCAGTCGTCGAGATGGATCCCGACGCGATCGCCGATCGCTTCGATGTCGGCGAGAACGAAGGCGCGGCTCACCTCTTCTCGGGCGACCTCTTCGAGGGGGTTCGCGGCGGCGGCTTCCTCTACACCAACGAGGAGTCCCTGTCCATCGGGACCGTGTTCCACTTAGACAGCCTGGTGGCCCAGGAGGCCAATCCACACGAGTTACTCGACGCCTTGCTCACTCACCCGCTGCTCGCACAGTGGCTCGGCGACGAGTACCACGAGCGTGAGTACAGCGCGAAACTGGTGCCCGACTCGAAGAAGGTGGCCCACCCGTCACCCTACCGCGGACGGCTCCTCCTGGTCGGCGACGCCGCCGGGCAGATGCAGGCCCAGGGCCCGATCATCAAGGGGATGAACCACGCTGTCTCCGCGGGTGCGCTCGCCGCCGACGCGTTCGCGAGCACCCGCACCGAGTCGGCGCCGGACGCGGCTGGGCGCAGCTACGTCGACATGCTGGAAAAATCCGGCACGATGGACAAGCTCCGTCCCCGGCGCTATCGCCTCGCGAGCAAACTCGGCGAACACGATCTCGTCGAGCGCGTGACGAACGGCCTTCTCAAATCGAAAGTTGGTCGCGTCGCCGCGACGAATCGGCTCTCGGCGAAGCTACTCGAGAAGGCGTACAACTCCCCGTTCCTCGTCGGTATGCTCCCCGATACCAGCACCGGGTACGTGACCCTGCCGACGGTCCTCGGCGAGGAACTCGGCCGGACGGTTCACTGGGACTCCCCGGTCGAACCCCCGGCACTCGCCGAGCGAATCGGCGACCTCACGTACGATACGGACGTCGGTAACCCGCACATTCGGTTGCTGGACGAATCCTACGAGGCAAGCGGCGCGGCGGTCGCGGCCTGTCCGGTCAGCGCCGAGGACTTCGGCGGCGGCTGTTATCGCTCCGAAGTCGTCGAGACGAACGGCTCGACAGAACGGCTCGTCAGTCTCGACACGCAACCCTGTGTCGAGTGTGGAACCTGCGCCGTCGTCGCCGACACCGAG
- a CDS encoding electron transfer flavoprotein subunit alpha/FixB family protein, whose translation MVNPDEHTVAALREVLADVDDLETLSAALEDERESQDRKTAREAIEARMDELREAGEVDEPETEGEYEEPDDADETAADEEPGDESDAADESADEGESADEAETDESADEDETDDAADDEDEDDGLSHPTRDKKHIRALQGGHYEDMWVFCETQQGELLDVSKEMLGKARELMDEYAADYGDDEQVVAYLMGDDCRTHAEEAIQYGADVAVFHDDDRLGRFLNTPYTHIASHMARGEGTFDDDSWYDYDKPRYALFPATNNGRDLSATVQAELDSGLASDCSDLFIEEEKISNPVKTGEPGEKKVFEKVLHMKRPDFSGFEYSTILCLDNPDRDFHPQGASVIPGTFDVPEPDPDREGLVVEHDMDLADEWFAVTVEESDELDEGVDLTGHDVVVCLGRGIGDAPTEGIELGLDLADAFEDAAFGITRGIVTSSYQFDGHVEQYTGEDRQIGETGQEVAPDLYVAAGVSGAVQHKVGMDESDTIVAINTNPDARIRDFSDYFVEGDLFEVLPHLIEAVESGELNVEAVADGGED comes from the coding sequence CGCCCTCGAAGACGAACGCGAGAGCCAGGATCGAAAGACGGCGCGCGAGGCCATCGAGGCGCGGATGGACGAACTCCGCGAGGCAGGCGAGGTCGACGAACCAGAGACGGAGGGCGAGTACGAGGAGCCCGACGATGCCGACGAAACGGCGGCAGACGAGGAACCCGGCGACGAGTCCGACGCGGCCGACGAATCGGCCGATGAAGGGGAATCGGCCGACGAAGCGGAAACGGACGAATCGGCTGACGAAGATGAAACTGACGACGCTGCCGACGACGAGGACGAAGACGACGGCCTCAGCCACCCGACCCGGGACAAGAAGCACATTCGGGCGCTCCAGGGTGGCCACTACGAGGACATGTGGGTCTTCTGTGAGACCCAGCAGGGCGAGTTGCTCGACGTCTCGAAGGAGATGCTCGGCAAAGCCCGCGAGTTGATGGACGAGTACGCCGCGGACTACGGCGACGACGAACAGGTCGTCGCGTATCTGATGGGCGACGACTGTCGAACCCACGCCGAGGAGGCGATCCAGTACGGCGCGGACGTCGCCGTCTTCCACGACGACGACCGACTCGGGCGCTTCCTCAACACGCCGTACACGCACATTGCGTCGCACATGGCACGCGGTGAGGGGACGTTCGACGACGACAGCTGGTACGACTACGACAAACCGCGCTACGCGCTCTTCCCGGCGACGAACAACGGCCGCGACCTCTCGGCGACGGTCCAGGCCGAACTCGACTCCGGGCTGGCCTCGGACTGTTCCGACCTCTTCATCGAGGAAGAGAAGATCTCGAATCCCGTCAAGACGGGCGAACCCGGCGAGAAGAAAGTGTTCGAGAAGGTACTCCACATGAAGCGCCCGGACTTCTCCGGGTTCGAGTACTCGACGATCCTCTGTCTCGACAATCCCGACCGGGACTTTCACCCGCAGGGAGCGTCGGTCATTCCGGGAACGTTCGACGTTCCGGAGCCCGACCCCGACCGCGAGGGGCTGGTCGTCGAACACGACATGGATCTGGCCGACGAGTGGTTCGCCGTCACGGTCGAGGAGTCCGACGAACTCGACGAGGGCGTCGACCTCACCGGTCACGACGTGGTCGTTTGTCTCGGTCGCGGGATCGGCGACGCGCCGACGGAGGGCATCGAACTCGGCCTCGACCTCGCCGACGCGTTCGAGGACGCGGCGTTCGGCATCACGCGCGGTATCGTGACGTCGTCCTACCAGTTCGACGGGCACGTCGAGCAGTACACTGGTGAGGATCGTCAGATCGGCGAGACCGGTCAGGAGGTCGCCCCCGACCTCTACGTTGCGGCCGGCGTCTCGGGCGCCGTCCAGCACAAGGTCGGGATGGACGAGTCGGACACGATCGTCGCGATCAACACCAACCCGGATGCGCGGATCCGGGACTTTTCGGACTACTTCGTCGAGGGCGACCTCTTCGAGGTCCTTCCGCACCTGATCGAGGCGGTCGAGAGTGGCGAGTTGAACGTCGAGGCCGTCGCGGACGGAGGTGAGGACTGA